From Actinosynnema mirum DSM 43827, a single genomic window includes:
- a CDS encoding FtsK/SpoIIIE domain-containing protein encodes MARWVDPAPFEGVRPRVPWWMLVPGKLKVIAFVAALGWLVPVVLVRLALVVLRYPVAVLVPVAAAWCSSSYGLPPLVLGVLALAAALVIWFGLDRASFLRLVWFRLVTEWRRATVYAPRWRTTMRLAELAKESRGREYLPRLRRVRSEGWRDRVRVRMVPAQSSDAWELRRDGLAHSFNSRSCRVRVLKPRTIELDFVHSDPLARPVPVPALAQDADAVDLKRVVVGRTETGRPWRIRLQGNQILGVGVPGAGKGSLLWSLVWNLAPAVRGGLVRLYGIDPKGGMELGQCPDAFTRLVFDNGREAVELLEVLAAEVKERAARYRGVRRLWARSNDEPFTVLVVDELADLIAYQADKGLRERALRALQTVTSQGRAPGYAVVGLVQDPRKEVVAFRHLFGTRVALRLDEAVQVDMVLGDGARQRGAAAHEISEGTPGVAWVKTDGKGQPERARAFHVTDADLVELALYLTATDATVHDFPACPGDTTGGAAA; translated from the coding sequence ATGGCGCGCTGGGTCGACCCCGCTCCGTTCGAGGGCGTCCGGCCTCGGGTGCCGTGGTGGATGTTGGTGCCGGGCAAGCTCAAGGTGATCGCCTTCGTGGCCGCCCTCGGGTGGCTCGTGCCGGTCGTCCTCGTGCGCCTGGCGCTCGTGGTGCTGCGCTACCCGGTGGCCGTGCTGGTGCCGGTGGCGGCGGCCTGGTGCTCGTCGTCCTACGGGCTGCCGCCGCTGGTCCTGGGTGTGCTCGCGCTGGCTGCGGCCCTGGTCATCTGGTTCGGCCTCGACCGGGCCTCGTTCCTGCGGCTGGTGTGGTTCCGGCTGGTCACCGAGTGGCGGCGGGCCACCGTCTACGCCCCGCGCTGGCGCACCACCATGCGGCTGGCTGAGCTGGCCAAGGAGAGCCGGGGGCGCGAGTACCTGCCCCGGCTGCGGCGGGTGCGCTCGGAGGGCTGGCGGGACCGGGTGCGGGTCCGGATGGTCCCCGCGCAGTCCTCCGACGCCTGGGAGCTGCGCCGCGACGGCCTGGCGCACTCGTTCAACTCCCGGTCGTGCCGGGTCCGGGTGCTCAAGCCGCGCACGATCGAACTCGACTTCGTGCACTCCGACCCGCTCGCCCGGCCGGTCCCGGTTCCGGCGCTGGCTCAGGACGCTGACGCGGTGGACCTCAAGCGGGTCGTGGTCGGCCGCACCGAGACCGGTCGCCCGTGGCGGATTCGCTTGCAGGGCAACCAGATCCTCGGTGTCGGCGTACCCGGCGCTGGCAAGGGGTCGCTGCTCTGGTCGCTGGTGTGGAACCTCGCCCCGGCGGTGCGCGGCGGCCTGGTGCGCCTGTACGGCATCGACCCCAAGGGCGGGATGGAGCTGGGGCAGTGCCCCGACGCCTTCACCCGCCTGGTGTTCGACAACGGCCGCGAGGCTGTCGAGCTGCTGGAGGTACTGGCTGCTGAGGTCAAGGAGCGCGCCGCTCGGTACCGGGGCGTCCGGCGGCTGTGGGCCCGGTCCAACGATGAGCCGTTCACGGTCCTGGTGGTCGACGAGCTGGCGGACCTGATCGCCTACCAGGCTGACAAGGGCCTGCGGGAACGGGCGCTGCGCGCCTTGCAGACCGTCACCTCTCAGGGACGCGCCCCCGGTTACGCCGTCGTCGGCCTGGTGCAGGACCCGCGCAAGGAGGTCGTCGCCTTCCGGCACCTGTTCGGCACGCGGGTGGCGCTGCGCCTGGACGAGGCGGTCCAGGTGGACATGGTCCTGGGGGACGGTGCCCGGCAACGCGGTGCGGCTGCCCACGAGATCAGCGAGGGCACTCCGGGCGTGGCCTGGGTGAAGACGGACGGCAAGGGACAGCCGGAGCGCGCCCGCGCCTTCCATGTCACCGATGCCGACCTCGTTGAACTGGCGCTCTACCTGACCGCCACCGATGCCACCGTGCACGACTTCCCCGCCTGTCCCGGCGACACGACCGGAGGTGCTGCGGCATGA
- a CDS encoding TIGR03089 family protein, whose protein sequence is MTVTEALLTPLLAEPGRPLITHYDDVEGTRVELSRATAANWAAKTANWLRDEHDVEPGDPVAVLLPAHWQTLGVLLGAWWCGASVVDAPAGAKVALVAPGGEAPGAEVTSVVSLHPMGLGTGAPGDFLDEVRMFGDDFVPYAPVPGSTAALGWSTVDEVVAEARSRAAVLGIGPGTRALSTVEWNQPDGLLNGVLAVLAGGGSLVQCSNPNPDLLPARRASERTTIDLVG, encoded by the coding sequence TTGACCGTCACGGAAGCTCTGCTCACCCCGCTGCTGGCCGAACCGGGACGGCCCCTGATCACGCACTACGACGACGTCGAGGGCACGCGCGTCGAGCTGTCCAGGGCCACCGCGGCCAACTGGGCGGCGAAGACGGCGAACTGGCTGCGCGACGAGCACGACGTCGAGCCGGGCGACCCGGTCGCGGTGCTGCTGCCCGCGCACTGGCAGACGCTCGGCGTGCTGCTGGGGGCCTGGTGGTGCGGGGCGTCGGTGGTCGACGCTCCCGCCGGGGCGAAGGTCGCACTGGTCGCGCCGGGTGGCGAGGCGCCCGGTGCCGAGGTCACCTCCGTGGTGTCCTTGCACCCGATGGGGTTGGGCACCGGTGCGCCCGGTGACTTCCTGGACGAGGTGCGGATGTTCGGCGACGACTTCGTCCCGTACGCGCCGGTTCCGGGGAGCACGGCGGCGCTCGGGTGGTCGACGGTGGACGAGGTGGTCGCGGAGGCGAGGTCCAGGGCCGCGGTGCTCGGGATCGGGCCGGGGACGCGGGCGCTGTCCACGGTGGAGTGGAACCAGCCGGACGGGCTGCTGAACGGGGTGCTGGCGGTGCTGGCCGGTGGCGGGTCGCTGGTGCAGTGCAGCAACCCGAACCCGGACCTGCTGCCCGCGCGGCGGGCCAGCGAGCGGACGACGATCGACCTGGTGGGCTGA
- a CDS encoding GntR family transcriptional regulator, whose protein sequence is MSTEAADSRPAYLRLADDLRRAIAAGDYKPGDQLPTMGELAKRAGIAVMTVREAIKMLTTEGLVISRQGKGVFVLRTPSAEEAPPAAADVLTTLHRLERAVDQIADRLAAVEERLDRADELPRRTAD, encoded by the coding sequence ATGAGCACCGAGGCCGCAGACAGCCGCCCCGCCTACCTGCGACTGGCCGACGACCTGCGCCGCGCGATCGCGGCCGGGGACTACAAGCCGGGGGACCAGCTCCCCACGATGGGCGAGCTTGCCAAGCGCGCGGGGATCGCGGTGATGACCGTGCGCGAGGCGATCAAGATGCTCACCACCGAAGGGCTGGTGATCTCCCGGCAGGGCAAGGGTGTGTTCGTGCTCCGCACCCCGTCCGCCGAGGAAGCGCCCCCGGCAGCCGCCGACGTCCTCACGACCCTGCACCGCCTTGAGCGCGCCGTGGACCAGATCGCGGACCGCCTCGCCGCTGTGGAGGAACGCCTTGATCGCGCAGACGAGCTTCCACGTCGGACAGCCGACTAG
- a CDS encoding replication initiator, whose protein sequence is MSESTNPVVPAVPLDVAGMTSAERARMPLSLDVVKAAAEQHGVCTRPILREVVDLDSGEVRIVGVRCNSTQASKCAACADRNRRSRMAQCREGWHLDAEPVAERHAPNSDQVGLVTYRADLTAEYRRAAAEGDHDQVEDLREGIREADADLRAEGVRGNLPSVERDPRPAPARSTRRRQDTPNLPRRKVSKRTVGREFAGRYRPSTFITLTLDTYGPVTSEGAPADPGAYDYRRAARDAVHFASLVDRWWQNLRRVVGFDAQYFGTVEPQRRITPHAHFAVRGSIPHKVVRQVTAATYLQVWWPDHDQVRYAGDLLPVWDTRQSGFVDPDTERLLTPWVDAVADLERPAHVATFGPQVHSKGILGGTEESGRHIGYLTKYLTKSITEVVDADTTPRLADHADRLASELALTPCSERCAVWLLYGVQPKGVTSRTTPGHCKGKAHRRDTLGLPGRRVLVSRRWSGKTLSEHKADRAAFVREALAAAGIAKPDDTTARLQWGPVQPGDPHAPSRAELLMHMIAQRLAWQAEYQRAQAVLTHLPPPRPDVSATSPVAA, encoded by the coding sequence ATGAGCGAGTCCACCAACCCCGTCGTCCCGGCCGTGCCCCTCGACGTGGCGGGCATGACCTCGGCCGAACGCGCCCGGATGCCGCTGTCCCTGGACGTGGTCAAGGCGGCGGCCGAACAGCACGGCGTGTGCACCCGTCCCATCCTGCGCGAGGTGGTCGACCTCGACTCCGGGGAAGTGCGCATCGTCGGCGTCCGCTGCAACTCCACGCAGGCGTCCAAGTGCGCGGCCTGCGCCGACCGCAACCGCCGCTCCCGCATGGCCCAGTGCCGCGAGGGCTGGCACCTCGACGCTGAGCCTGTGGCGGAGCGCCACGCCCCGAACAGCGACCAGGTGGGCCTGGTGACCTACCGGGCCGATCTCACCGCCGAGTACCGGCGGGCTGCCGCCGAGGGCGACCACGATCAGGTTGAGGACCTGCGCGAGGGCATCCGGGAAGCCGATGCCGACCTGCGCGCGGAGGGCGTCCGCGGGAACCTCCCCAGCGTCGAACGCGATCCTCGACCGGCGCCCGCGCGTTCGACCCGGCGACGCCAGGACACGCCGAACCTGCCCCGCCGGAAGGTCTCCAAGCGCACCGTGGGGCGGGAGTTCGCGGGCAGGTACCGGCCCTCGACCTTTATCACCCTGACCCTGGACACCTACGGCCCGGTCACCTCCGAAGGTGCCCCGGCCGACCCTGGCGCGTACGACTACCGGCGGGCCGCTCGGGACGCGGTCCACTTCGCCTCCCTGGTCGACCGCTGGTGGCAGAACCTCCGCCGGGTGGTCGGGTTCGACGCCCAGTACTTCGGCACGGTCGAACCGCAGCGTCGCATCACGCCTCACGCCCACTTCGCCGTGCGCGGCTCGATCCCGCACAAGGTCGTCCGCCAGGTCACCGCCGCGACTTACCTCCAGGTCTGGTGGCCCGACCACGACCAGGTGCGGTACGCGGGCGACCTGCTCCCGGTCTGGGACACCCGCCAGTCAGGCTTCGTGGACCCGGACACTGAACGCCTGCTGACCCCGTGGGTCGACGCGGTGGCCGATCTGGAGCGACCGGCCCACGTCGCCACGTTCGGCCCGCAGGTGCACTCCAAGGGCATCCTCGGCGGCACCGAGGAATCCGGGCGGCACATCGGCTACCTGACCAAGTACCTCACCAAGTCGATCACCGAAGTGGTGGACGCGGACACCACCCCGCGCCTGGCCGACCACGCCGACCGCCTGGCGTCCGAACTCGCCCTCACCCCGTGCTCGGAGCGCTGCGCGGTCTGGCTGCTCTACGGGGTCCAGCCCAAGGGCGTCACCTCCCGCACCACCCCCGGCCACTGCAAGGGCAAGGCCCACCGCCGCGACACCCTCGGCCTGCCCGGTCGCCGGGTGCTGGTCTCGCGCCGCTGGTCCGGCAAGACCCTCTCTGAGCACAAGGCGGACCGGGCCGCGTTCGTACGGGAAGCCTTGGCCGCCGCTGGCATCGCCAAGCCCGACGACACCACCGCCCGGCTCCAGTGGGGGCCGGTCCAGCCGGGGGACCCGCACGCCCCGTCACGGGCCGAACTGCTCATGCACATGATCGCCCAGCGGTTGGCCTGGCAAGCCGAGTACCAGCGGGCGCAAGCGGTCCTCACGCACCTGCCGCCTCCACGGCCCGATGTTTCAGCAACTTCGCCGGTAGCGGCCTGA
- a CDS encoding helix-turn-helix domain-containing protein: MTRSEPLWGVDDVSAFLGVPVKTLYQWKWRQYGPPVRKVGKHLRYVPDHVRRWVEDLAA; the protein is encoded by the coding sequence ATGACGCGCAGTGAACCGCTCTGGGGAGTGGACGACGTCTCGGCATTCCTGGGAGTGCCGGTGAAGACGCTCTACCAGTGGAAGTGGCGGCAGTACGGGCCGCCGGTGCGCAAGGTCGGAAAGCACCTCCGGTACGTGCCTGACCACGTTCGCCGCTGGGTCGAAGACCTGGCCGCGTAG
- a CDS encoding tyrosine-type recombinase/integrase — MGHVQDRWWKEEIDPATQKVTRIKTSSYGKGLRYKARYLDPQGNEKSKSFPDRQKKRADDFLLEVESDKREGKYVSPSAGRRKFKEQAENWIKSQSSDAASREAIQSRLDSHINPHFGNLPVGKIKPATVRDWLGLLDAERLSENYKTVLFTTVSSVLDSAVEDRLIIENPCKAKTIKRPTSISPDIAVWPEERVLELEGSIEPRFAIVCPLGAGCGLRQGEILALSPDDVDEERMLLIVQRQLRVVGRRLVFAPPKGGKRRTVPLASGVLRAIREHEKLFPSAEVTLPWKTPEGVPTTARLLATGPNGRVYTGDLFHKVVWLGAFREAGLIYRNRADGMHALRHFYASTLLSRGVSVKELAEYLGHSDPGFTLRTYTHLVPSSHERAREAINAVFTS, encoded by the coding sequence TTGGGACACGTCCAAGATCGCTGGTGGAAAGAGGAGATCGACCCCGCGACCCAGAAGGTCACCAGGATCAAGACCTCCTCCTACGGAAAAGGTCTGCGCTACAAGGCCCGCTATCTCGACCCACAGGGGAACGAGAAAAGCAAGAGTTTTCCAGACCGCCAGAAAAAGCGGGCCGATGACTTCCTGTTGGAGGTCGAGTCTGACAAGCGAGAAGGCAAGTACGTCAGCCCTAGCGCAGGTAGGCGCAAGTTCAAGGAGCAAGCAGAGAACTGGATCAAGAGCCAGTCGTCGGACGCAGCGTCCCGCGAAGCGATCCAGAGCCGACTGGACAGCCACATCAATCCACACTTCGGCAACCTACCGGTGGGAAAGATCAAGCCTGCGACGGTGCGGGACTGGCTCGGCCTGCTTGACGCGGAACGGCTGAGCGAGAACTACAAGACCGTGCTGTTCACCACCGTGTCCTCGGTACTGGATTCGGCCGTGGAAGATCGGCTGATCATCGAGAACCCGTGCAAAGCCAAGACGATCAAACGCCCGACCTCGATCAGCCCCGACATCGCCGTATGGCCGGAGGAAAGGGTTCTCGAACTCGAAGGATCAATCGAACCGCGCTTCGCGATCGTCTGCCCCCTCGGCGCTGGCTGCGGCCTACGGCAAGGCGAAATTCTCGCCCTCTCCCCCGATGACGTCGACGAGGAGAGGATGCTCCTGATCGTTCAGCGCCAGTTGCGGGTGGTCGGGCGACGACTCGTCTTCGCGCCCCCCAAAGGGGGCAAGCGCAGGACTGTTCCTCTGGCGTCCGGCGTGCTCCGGGCGATTCGGGAGCACGAAAAGCTATTCCCCTCCGCAGAGGTGACCTTGCCGTGGAAGACCCCGGAAGGCGTCCCCACGACGGCGCGACTCCTCGCCACCGGGCCGAACGGGCGTGTCTACACCGGCGACCTGTTCCACAAGGTCGTCTGGCTCGGCGCGTTCAGGGAGGCCGGACTCATCTACCGGAACCGGGCGGACGGGATGCACGCGCTGAGGCACTTCTATGCCTCCACGCTGCTGTCACGGGGCGTGTCGGTCAAGGAGTTGGCGGAGTACCTGGGGCACTCCGACCCCGGCTTCACACTCCGGACCTACACGCACCTCGTCCCATCCAGCCATGAGCGAGCCAGGGAAGCGATCAATGCAGTTTTCACATCTTAA
- a CDS encoding LCP family protein has translation MKAVVIAGRTGLALLSVVVLVVTGYSWSTLRRVQESVNTTDVLTSLADVPNAPPADDGAIDLLLVGSDSRTDAQGNPLPASVLRQLRTEATDTLNTDTIIVLRVPRDGSRAHAVSIPRDTYVPIPGDREEKINGAYGVTKFLTMERLQAEGVPLAEREKRGDQAGRAALVQVVQELTGVRVDHYAEVNLYGFYRLTEVIGGVDVCLKEATSDPDSGADFRAGAQTLSGGDALAFVRQRKNLPSGDLSRITRQQVFLSSAMSKLLTAGTFADPSKLSGLLEAVSKSVVVDDGLDVATLAGQLGGLSGGNVEFATIPVTAVGAVNDRGQSVVLVDREQVRAFVARVLGEKTPEPTAPASSTAPASSEAAPTTSDAAPTTTERLSGGKVVALDGAARRVVQRQALQQGPPCVD, from the coding sequence GTGAAGGCCGTCGTCATAGCGGGCAGAACCGGGTTGGCGCTGCTCTCGGTGGTGGTGCTGGTGGTCACCGGCTACAGCTGGTCCACGCTGCGGCGGGTCCAGGAGAGCGTGAACACCACCGACGTGCTGACGTCCCTGGCGGACGTGCCGAACGCCCCTCCCGCCGACGACGGCGCGATCGACCTCCTCCTGGTGGGCAGCGACAGCCGCACCGACGCGCAGGGCAACCCGCTGCCCGCGTCGGTGCTGCGCCAGCTGCGCACCGAGGCGACCGACACCCTCAACACGGACACGATCATCGTGCTGCGGGTGCCGCGCGACGGGTCGCGGGCGCACGCGGTGTCCATCCCCCGCGACACGTACGTGCCGATCCCCGGCGATCGCGAGGAGAAGATCAACGGGGCCTACGGGGTCACGAAGTTCCTCACCATGGAGCGGCTGCAGGCCGAGGGCGTTCCGCTGGCCGAGCGGGAGAAGCGCGGCGACCAGGCCGGGCGGGCGGCGCTCGTGCAGGTGGTGCAGGAGCTGACCGGGGTCAGGGTCGACCACTACGCCGAGGTGAACCTGTACGGGTTCTACCGGCTGACCGAGGTGATCGGCGGGGTCGACGTGTGCCTCAAGGAGGCGACCAGCGACCCGGACTCGGGGGCGGACTTCCGGGCGGGCGCGCAGACGCTGTCCGGCGGTGACGCGCTGGCGTTCGTGCGGCAGCGCAAGAACCTGCCGAGCGGGGACCTGAGCCGGATCACCCGGCAGCAGGTGTTCCTGTCGTCGGCGATGTCGAAGCTGCTCACGGCGGGCACGTTCGCCGACCCGTCGAAGCTGTCCGGGCTGCTGGAGGCGGTGAGCAAGTCGGTCGTGGTGGACGACGGGCTGGACGTCGCCACGCTCGCGGGTCAGCTGGGCGGGCTCTCCGGCGGGAACGTGGAGTTCGCGACGATCCCGGTGACGGCGGTGGGCGCGGTCAACGACCGGGGGCAGAGCGTGGTGCTGGTGGACCGGGAACAGGTGCGGGCGTTCGTGGCGCGGGTGCTGGGCGAGAAGACGCCCGAGCCGACGGCTCCGGCTTCCTCGACGGCTCCGGCGTCCTCGGAAGCGGCTCCGACCACCTCGGACGCGGCCCCGACCACCACCGAGCGGCTGTCGGGTGGCAAGGTTGTCGCGTTGGACGGGGCGGCGCGGCGGGTAGTCCAGCGCCAGGCACTCCAGCAAGGTCCCCCCTGCGTCGACTAG
- a CDS encoding helix-turn-helix domain-containing protein, translating into MRRLRLAAGFSQADLARAAAWSQSQVSRAEGNRFTPDESTIARLDQLVRADGALVAAHLMSTSNGSGAPVNATDKTPWAISDIMRQIHRTDVGGETIDQLTAITEELCCEYAWRNAEDLRRDAQAQLEYVGRLLSGPSTLREHRDLMVIAGWLTLLIGCVDYDLGLPRHAESARIAASQLGRESGHGEIVAWSFEMSAWFALTQDRYRSVSEYTEAGSKAAPNSSVVVQLAAQAAKAQARMGNKAEVSRILDEGHRLLGEHENPSRPENHFVIDPAKWDFYAMDCYRLVGEHGRASEHAHEVLRLSRKPDGSERSPMRASEARLTLAVAALESGDVEGAAAWARQAFSAERKSVTHLSMLADELTERLHHVMAGDPGARPLEDELAAFRATLPSR; encoded by the coding sequence TTGCGCAGGCTCCGCCTGGCAGCGGGGTTCAGCCAGGCCGACCTAGCGAGAGCAGCCGCGTGGAGCCAGAGCCAGGTCAGCCGCGCGGAGGGGAACAGGTTCACGCCTGACGAGAGCACCATTGCCCGCCTTGACCAGCTCGTACGGGCAGACGGTGCGCTGGTCGCAGCTCACCTGATGTCCACGTCGAACGGTAGTGGAGCGCCGGTGAACGCGACGGACAAGACCCCTTGGGCAATCAGCGACATCATGCGTCAGATCCACAGGACGGATGTCGGCGGAGAGACGATCGACCAGCTCACGGCCATCACCGAGGAGCTGTGCTGCGAGTACGCGTGGCGGAACGCGGAAGACCTGCGCCGTGACGCCCAAGCGCAGCTGGAGTACGTCGGCAGGCTGTTGAGCGGCCCCAGCACGCTCCGCGAGCACCGCGACCTCATGGTGATCGCGGGGTGGCTCACCCTGCTGATCGGGTGCGTCGACTATGACCTCGGGTTGCCGCGCCATGCGGAGAGCGCCCGGATCGCGGCTTCCCAGTTGGGGAGGGAGTCGGGTCACGGCGAGATCGTGGCGTGGTCGTTCGAGATGAGTGCCTGGTTCGCACTCACCCAGGACCGCTACCGGTCGGTGTCGGAGTACACCGAGGCCGGGAGCAAGGCCGCGCCGAACTCGTCGGTGGTGGTGCAGTTGGCCGCCCAGGCCGCTAAGGCCCAGGCGAGGATGGGCAACAAGGCCGAGGTGTCGAGGATCCTCGACGAGGGTCACCGGTTGCTGGGCGAGCACGAGAACCCGAGCCGCCCGGAGAACCACTTTGTGATCGACCCGGCGAAGTGGGACTTCTACGCGATGGACTGCTACCGCCTGGTCGGTGAGCACGGCAGGGCGTCCGAGCACGCGCACGAGGTGCTGAGGCTGTCCAGGAAGCCGGATGGCAGCGAGCGGAGCCCGATGCGTGCCAGTGAGGCCCGGTTGACGTTGGCGGTCGCCGCGCTGGAGTCCGGGGACGTGGAGGGCGCCGCTGCGTGGGCGCGGCAGGCGTTCTCCGCAGAGCGCAAGTCCGTGACCCACCTGTCCATGCTGGCCGATGAGCTGACCGAACGCCTGCACCACGTGATGGCGGGCGATCCTGGGGCGCGTCCACTGGAAGACGAGTTGGCCGCGTTCAGGGCGACGTTGCCCAGCCGTTAA
- a CDS encoding LCP family protein, whose amino-acid sequence MDGSPPGRTGGSAALRVLVGTGRTLVALVSAAVLVVTWYGWHQLRTLNQGVTTTDVFGEASSTVSPESTRKPLDGAIDILLVGSDSRTDAQGKPLSDEVLALLNGGVDEGTLNTDTIILVHVPQDGTRAVAISFPRDAYVEIADGFGKHKINSALIRQKNTTSAELQAKGETDLAKIELESTLAGRRTLIKTIEDLSGGAIKIDRYAEVNLASFYEVTQAIGGVEVCLNNPVDDEYYSGAKFPAGVQTLEGRQALQFVRQRHELPNGDLDRIVRQQVFIGALARKVLSTGTLTDPARLSGLVGAVQKSVVLSQGWDITEFASQMQGLASGKLEFRTIPVGPPTDTYSDGNVLPVDAAEVKAFLGDLASDKPKPSTSPSGSPSGSPSPSAGPQPSAITVQVYNSSGVSGVALKVLNALGDQGFRKGQALNSAVSDTTVVRYGTGQEAYADRVVQALGGNATTELDDSVPRGQVLIYVGADNAELGTTDDTSSARSETGSSSPASSAAPITANGVVCVD is encoded by the coding sequence GTGGACGGGAGTCCGCCCGGTCGAACCGGGGGTTCGGCCGCACTGCGCGTGCTGGTCGGCACGGGGAGGACGCTGGTCGCGCTCGTCTCGGCGGCCGTGCTCGTGGTGACCTGGTACGGATGGCACCAGCTGCGCACCCTGAACCAGGGTGTGACGACGACGGACGTGTTCGGCGAGGCGTCTTCCACCGTCTCGCCCGAATCCACGCGCAAACCCCTCGACGGGGCGATCGACATCCTGCTGGTCGGCAGCGACAGCCGCACCGACGCGCAGGGCAAGCCGCTGTCCGACGAGGTGCTGGCGCTGCTGAACGGCGGCGTCGACGAGGGGACGCTGAACACCGACACGATCATCCTCGTGCACGTCCCGCAGGACGGGACGCGCGCCGTCGCGATCTCGTTCCCGCGCGACGCGTACGTGGAGATCGCCGACGGGTTCGGCAAGCACAAGATCAACTCTGCGCTGATCAGGCAGAAGAACACCACCTCCGCCGAGCTCCAGGCGAAGGGGGAGACCGACCTGGCGAAGATCGAGCTGGAGTCGACGCTCGCCGGCCGGCGCACGCTGATCAAGACCATCGAGGACCTGTCCGGCGGCGCCATCAAGATCGACCGGTACGCGGAGGTGAACCTCGCGAGCTTCTACGAGGTCACCCAGGCCATCGGCGGCGTCGAGGTGTGCCTGAACAACCCGGTGGACGACGAGTACTACTCCGGGGCGAAGTTCCCGGCGGGCGTCCAGACGCTGGAGGGCAGGCAGGCGCTGCAGTTCGTGCGGCAGCGGCACGAGCTGCCCAACGGCGACCTGGACCGGATCGTGCGCCAGCAGGTGTTCATCGGCGCGCTGGCCCGCAAGGTGCTCTCCACCGGCACCCTGACCGACCCGGCCAGGCTCAGCGGCCTGGTCGGCGCGGTGCAGAAGTCGGTGGTGCTCAGCCAGGGCTGGGACATCACCGAGTTCGCCAGCCAGATGCAGGGGCTGGCGTCGGGCAAGCTGGAGTTCCGCACCATCCCGGTCGGGCCGCCGACCGACACCTACAGCGACGGCAACGTCCTGCCGGTCGACGCGGCGGAGGTCAAGGCGTTCCTGGGCGACCTGGCCTCGGACAAGCCGAAGCCGTCGACCTCGCCGTCGGGGTCGCCGTCGGGGTCGCCGTCGCCGTCCGCGGGCCCGCAGCCCTCGGCGATCACGGTGCAGGTCTACAACTCGTCCGGGGTGTCCGGCGTCGCGCTGAAGGTGCTGAACGCGCTCGGCGATCAGGGCTTCCGCAAGGGGCAGGCGCTCAACTCGGCGGTCAGCGACACCACCGTGGTCCGGTACGGCACGGGCCAGGAGGCGTACGCGGACCGGGTGGTCCAGGCGCTCGGCGGTAACGCCACGACCGAGCTGGACGACTCCGTGCCGAGGGGTCAGGTGTTGATCTACGTGGGCGCCGACAACGCGGAGCTGGGCACGACCGACGACACGTCGTCGGCGCGCTCGGAGACCGGGTCGTCCAGCCCGGCGAGCAGCGCCGCGCCCATCACGGCCAACGGCGTGGTCTGCGTGGACTGA
- a CDS encoding DoxX family protein yields the protein MNKSDTIRDTAALIGRIGVGAVFVAHGWQKVSEWGMDGTAAAFEGMGIPAPALSAWFAALVELIGGTLLIVGAGLPFVGVLLAIPVLGALFLVHLPNGLLGEGGYELVLVLAVSAIALGFNGGRFSVDHLIRGKRSEPARI from the coding sequence ATGAACAAGTCCGACACGATCCGCGACACCGCCGCGCTCATCGGCCGGATCGGCGTGGGCGCCGTCTTCGTGGCGCACGGCTGGCAGAAGGTCTCCGAGTGGGGCATGGACGGCACGGCCGCGGCCTTCGAGGGCATGGGCATCCCCGCCCCCGCCCTGTCCGCCTGGTTCGCCGCGCTCGTCGAGCTGATCGGTGGCACCCTGCTGATCGTCGGCGCCGGCCTGCCGTTCGTGGGCGTCCTGCTGGCGATCCCGGTCCTCGGCGCGCTGTTCCTCGTCCACCTGCCCAACGGCCTCCTCGGCGAGGGCGGCTACGAGCTGGTCCTCGTGCTCGCCGTCTCGGCGATCGCGCTGGGCTTCAACGGCGGTCGCTTCTCCGTCGACCACCTGATCCGCGGCAAGCGCTCCGAGCCCGCCCGGATCTGA
- a CDS encoding ArsR/SmtB family transcription factor, protein MADDPLSTTFAALADPTRRAILARLTEGPATVKELSAPLPMSGPAVSKHLKVLERAGLITRGRDAQWRPCELSAEPLREVAEWAEGFRGFWDASYRKLDAYLVGLAGEAPPEQKGQLRAQ, encoded by the coding sequence GTGGCCGACGACCCGCTGAGCACGACCTTCGCCGCACTGGCCGACCCGACCAGGCGCGCGATCCTGGCGAGGCTGACCGAGGGCCCGGCGACGGTGAAGGAGCTGTCCGCGCCACTGCCGATGAGCGGCCCGGCGGTGTCCAAGCACCTGAAGGTGCTGGAGCGGGCGGGCCTGATCACGCGCGGCCGTGACGCCCAGTGGCGCCCGTGCGAGCTGTCGGCGGAGCCGCTGCGCGAGGTGGCGGAGTGGGCGGAGGGCTTCCGGGGGTTCTGGGACGCGAGCTACCGGAAGCTGGACGCGTACCTGGTGGGGTTGGCCGGGGAGGCGCCACCGGAGCAAAAAGGTCAACTTCGAGCACAGTAG
- a CDS encoding AMED_5909 family protein, with the protein MTLATTLKQVQQALWRVTPVPDASEKALRAFYTRAAAEYRRVARTDPDHRHEALAHAQVETNHLERLTEKPVSGRDLLAQDEGE; encoded by the coding sequence GTGACGCTGGCGACCACTTTGAAGCAGGTCCAGCAAGCCCTGTGGCGGGTCACCCCGGTTCCGGACGCGAGTGAGAAGGCACTTCGCGCGTTCTACACCCGCGCTGCGGCTGAGTACCGGCGCGTGGCGCGAACCGATCCCGACCACCGGCACGAGGCGCTAGCCCACGCGCAGGTGGAGACGAACCACCTCGAACGGCTGACGGAAAAGCCGGTCAGCGGTCGTGACCTGCTCGCCCAGGACGAGGGGGAGTAA